A portion of the Thermotoga sp. SG1 genome contains these proteins:
- a CDS encoding radical SAM protein — protein MKSAVFYKRLEKCDICPRTCGVNRLKGEKGACGVSNRPVVSSWGPHFGEERILVGNGGSGTVFFTFCNLRCVYCQNYEISQLGMGREITIEKLAEIFLELQNMGVENLNLVTPTHQVPFIVDALERIERKIPVVCNCGGYESVETIDQLAGFVDIYMPDFKYSDPELGMKLSGVTDYPQVAFEALKVMVKQTGEPVLKNGIMKKGVLVRHLVLPGYIENSLGVIDLLSKIEPKPLVNIMAQFRPEYRAQKYGLDRGITREEYLKVIEYAQKKNLNLIETERWLRWL, from the coding sequence ATGAAAAGCGCTGTTTTTTACAAAAGACTGGAAAAGTGTGATATCTGCCCCAGAACCTGTGGCGTGAATCGCCTGAAAGGTGAAAAGGGAGCCTGCGGTGTTTCTAACCGTCCCGTCGTTTCTTCATGGGGCCCTCACTTCGGTGAGGAAAGAATCCTCGTTGGGAATGGAGGAAGCGGCACGGTCTTTTTCACCTTCTGTAATTTGAGATGCGTTTATTGTCAGAATTACGAAATCAGTCAACTTGGTATGGGAAGAGAAATTACCATCGAAAAACTTGCAGAGATATTTTTGGAACTTCAGAACATGGGTGTGGAAAACCTCAATCTGGTGACTCCGACCCATCAGGTTCCCTTCATCGTTGATGCCCTTGAAAGAATAGAAAGGAAAATACCCGTTGTCTGCAACTGTGGTGGATACGAGTCCGTTGAAACGATCGATCAACTGGCAGGCTTTGTGGACATCTACATGCCCGATTTCAAGTACAGTGATCCGGAACTTGGTATGAAACTTTCAGGGGTCACAGACTATCCTCAGGTTGCCTTCGAAGCCCTGAAAGTTATGGTGAAACAAACTGGAGAACCCGTGTTGAAGAATGGTATCATGAAGAAAGGAGTTCTTGTGAGACACCTGGTCCTTCCTGGATACATCGAGAACAGCCTGGGTGTTATCGATCTGCTTTCAAAGATAGAACCAAAGCCTCTTGTGAACATAATGGCACAGTTTCGTCCAGAGTACCGTGCGCAAAAGTATGGCCTGGACAGGGGTATAACCCGGGAGGAATACCTGAAGGTAATTGAGTACGCACAAAAAAAGAACCTGAATCTCATAGAAACTGAGAGGTGGCTCAGGTGGTTGTAG
- the trmB gene encoding tRNA (guanosine(46)-N7)-methyltransferase TrmB: MVVVDYEIKPQSFPFFPLDWSQIFGRESKIVVEIGFGNGEFLAEMARKHPEKDFVGFEVSITSFVKAQKKFKNYGLKNVKLVKVDGRFGLRELFPDNSVEKVYVNFPCPWPKKGHENRRITSHDFIQTLSAVLEMDGTLEFATDEEWYAKEVHEAFDTSEYFVVDSFVENFQREVETRYERKWKSQGKRTFLIIARKVKHGTVKRLLEGENTVAHVTFEGTVSWEKLKSLEGKVFKNKNKVFVVKRVYRDGGYLLKVISTDEGDFRQIYYLDLSGKNGRWVLKLDDGSDPYRTPAIKWSLRKIAEELTT; this comes from the coding sequence GTGGTTGTAGTAGATTACGAAATAAAACCTCAGAGTTTTCCGTTCTTTCCTCTCGACTGGTCACAGATCTTTGGTAGAGAGTCGAAAATCGTCGTGGAGATAGGCTTTGGAAACGGCGAGTTCCTTGCGGAGATGGCAAGAAAACACCCCGAAAAGGACTTCGTGGGTTTTGAGGTTTCCATAACCTCTTTCGTCAAAGCGCAGAAGAAATTCAAAAACTACGGTTTGAAGAACGTGAAACTTGTGAAAGTGGACGGCAGATTCGGTCTGAGAGAACTTTTTCCCGACAACAGCGTAGAGAAGGTCTACGTGAATTTTCCATGCCCCTGGCCGAAGAAGGGGCACGAAAACAGAAGAATCACCAGTCATGATTTCATACAGACCCTCTCTGCTGTGCTGGAAATGGACGGTACCCTTGAGTTTGCAACTGATGAGGAATGGTACGCTAAAGAGGTGCACGAAGCTTTTGACACCTCCGAATATTTCGTAGTGGATTCCTTCGTGGAAAACTTTCAAAGGGAAGTGGAAACACGCTACGAGAGAAAGTGGAAGTCTCAGGGTAAAAGGACCTTCCTGATCATTGCACGAAAAGTAAAGCACGGAACGGTGAAAAGATTGCTGGAGGGGGAAAACACCGTGGCGCACGTCACTTTTGAAGGTACGGTTTCCTGGGAGAAACTGAAGAGTTTAGAAGGAAAGGTGTTCAAAAACAAAAACAAAGTGTTTGTTGTGAAAAGAGTCTATAGAGACGGCGGATACCTTTTGAAGGTGATCTCAACGGACGAGGGAGATTTTCGTCAGATTTACTATCTGGATCTTTCGGGGAAAAACGGAAGATGGGTTTTGAAACTGGACGATGGGTCCGATCCTTACAGAACTCCTGCCATAAAGTGGTCTCTCAGAAAGATCGCTGAAGAACTAACCACTTGA
- a CDS encoding tol-pal system YbgF family protein — translation MNAVEKIVRDLLSEKRITEARNLLSLFPGEFPHLELEVEYAARNWKAVRKIYESLPEELKEKYAEHYEHATSQYSIDYSREAEEALKELERKNVQGAISIVESIVKDYPELVEVVALRYKLARQRNDRKAMEKYRKILTELDRTHPVLFENGLSSRKAGLFEILTISLLVAIFLVSIFALYIVPSSVKEKVGAPVIEQVVDVKPLEQRVEDVLANISVLAESMGKLNDLVEGMFTEVQSDVKTVSEDLESLKDLLTNLNRKLSQIESALGASSTRESTPSVVYVPLRESRIERARSLWLLGYMFYLRGDYDEAIRRFDLAIEEIGEENVYFKDDVYYYRALSYYFKGDLFTAKRLFEDFIEKFPDSEYADDAEYFLKRL, via the coding sequence ATGAACGCTGTGGAAAAAATCGTCAGGGATCTTCTGAGCGAAAAAAGGATAACCGAAGCCCGCAATCTCCTCTCCCTCTTTCCTGGAGAGTTTCCTCACCTCGAACTGGAGGTAGAGTACGCTGCTCGAAACTGGAAAGCAGTAAGGAAAATCTATGAGTCTCTACCCGAAGAGTTGAAAGAAAAGTACGCAGAACACTACGAACATGCGACGAGTCAGTACAGCATAGACTATTCGAGAGAGGCAGAAGAAGCCTTGAAAGAACTCGAAAGAAAAAACGTCCAGGGAGCCATCTCCATCGTCGAGTCCATCGTGAAAGATTATCCTGAACTGGTCGAAGTCGTTGCGCTGAGATACAAACTCGCCAGACAGCGCAACGACAGGAAGGCAATGGAGAAGTATAGAAAGATTCTGACGGAACTCGATAGAACGCATCCTGTGCTTTTCGAAAATGGTCTTTCCAGTCGAAAAGCCGGTCTCTTTGAGATCCTGACCATATCTCTCCTTGTAGCCATCTTTCTTGTTTCCATTTTTGCTCTCTACATCGTTCCTTCGAGCGTAAAGGAAAAGGTTGGAGCGCCAGTGATCGAACAGGTGGTCGATGTAAAGCCTTTGGAGCAGCGTGTTGAAGATGTGCTGGCAAACATATCAGTTCTCGCTGAAAGCATGGGAAAACTGAACGATCTTGTTGAAGGAATGTTCACTGAAGTACAAAGCGACGTGAAAACTGTCTCTGAGGATCTCGAAAGCCTGAAGGATCTCCTGACAAACCTCAACAGGAAGCTTTCTCAAATAGAATCAGCACTGGGTGCGAGTTCAACCAGAGAGTCCACCCCTTCCGTGGTCTACGTCCCATTGAGGGAAAGTCGTATAGAGAGGGCAAGGTCTCTCTGGCTTCTCGGTTACATGTTCTACTTGAGAGGGGATTACGATGAAGCCATAAGGAGATTCGATCTGGCCATAGAAGAGATAGGAGAAGAAAACGTTTACTTCAAAGACGATGTCTATTACTACAGGGCGCTGAGTTACTACTTCAAAGGAGATCTCTTCACTGCAAAGAGACTCTTTGAAGACTTCATAGAGAAGTTTCCGGACAGTGAATACGCAGACGATGCCGAGTACTTCCTGAAGAGATTATGA